Proteins encoded together in one Hevea brasiliensis isolate MT/VB/25A 57/8 chromosome 16, ASM3005281v1, whole genome shotgun sequence window:
- the LOC110672224 gene encoding 7-deoxyloganetin glucosyltransferase, which translates to MGSLAFLEKPHAVCIPYPAQGHINPMLKLAKLLHYKGFHITFVNTEYNHNRLLKSRGPDSLDGLPSFQFRTIPDGLPPTDTDATQDIPSLCQSTRKTCLAPFRDLLSKLNDTSSSNVPPVTCIVSDGVMSFTLDAAQELGIPEVLFWTTSACGFMAYLHYRQLIEKGLSPLKDESYLTNGYLDTVIDWIPGMKGIRLRDIPSFIRTTDPEDGMLEFIISETKRAQKATAIILNTFDALEHDVLSALSPLLPPVYSIGSLQLLLNNVKDEDLKLIGSNLWKEESGCLEWLDSKKPNSVVYVNFGSITVMTSEQLVEFAWGLANSNKTFLWVIRPDLVAGDTAVLPPEFVTVTKERGLLAGWCSQEQVISHPSIGGFLTHSGWNSTLESICGGVPMICWPFFAEQQTNCRYSCKEWGIGMEINSNVKRDEVESLVIELMDSDKGKQMKKKAMEWRKMAEEAAASSDGSSFQSLNNLINQALLSSSRN; encoded by the exons ATGGGTTCCTTAGCCTTTCTTGAAAAGCCTCATGCAGTCTGCATTCCTTACCCAGCTCAAGGCCACATAAATCCCATGCTAAAACTAGCCAAACTACTCCACTACAAAGGCTTCCATATTACCTTCGTTAACACCGAGTACAACCACAATCGCCTCCTCAAGTCTCGAGGCCCTGACTCTCTCGATGGCCTCCCTTCCTTCCAATTTCGCACCATCCCCGATGGCCTCCCTCCAACCGACACTGATGCCACCCAGGACATACCATCCTTGTGCCAGTCTACCAGGAAAACCTGCTTGGCTCCCTTTAGAGACCTCCTTTCTAAGCTCAATGACACCTCTTCATCAAACGTTCCTCCTGTAACTTGCATAGTTTCAGATGGGGTCATGAGCTTCACTCTTGATGCAGCACAAGAACTGGGCATTCCTGAAGTTCTGTTTTGGACAACCAGTGCTTGTGGCTTTATGGCCTATCTTCACTATCGCCAGTTAATCGAGAAGGGTCTTTCACCTTTGAAAG ATGAAAGCTACTTAACAAATGGTTACCTTGATACTGTTATAGATTGGATTCCAGGCATGAAAGGTATCCGTTTGAGGGATATCCCAAGTTTTATCAGAACCACAGATCCTGAAGATGGTATGCTGGAATTTATAATCTCAGAGACTAAAAGGGCTCAGAAAGCCACTGCAATTATTTTGAACACATTCGATGCCTTAGAGCATGACGTTTTATCTGCACTTTCTCCATTGTTGCCCCCTGTATACTCCATTGGTTCTCTTCAGCTTCTCCTCAATAACGTTAAAGATGAAGACTTGAAGTTGATTGGATCAAATTTATGGAAAGAGGAATCTGGATGTCTAGAATGGCTAGACTCGAAAAAACCCAACTCAGTCGTTTACGTGAATTTCGGAAGCATCACTGTCATGACAAGTGAGcaattggtagagtttgcttgggGACTTGCTAATAGCAACAAAACTTTTTTGTGGGTCATCAGGCCTGACCTTGTTGCTGGGGATACCGCGGTTCTCCCACCAGAGTTTGTGACAGTGACTAAAGAAAGAGGTCTTCTAGCAGGCTGGTGCTCCCAGGAACAAGTAATAAGCCACCCGTCTATTGGAGGATTCTTAACACACAGTGGATGGAACTCTACTCTTGAAAGTATTTGTGGAGGAGTGCCTATGATTTGCTGGCCTTTCTTCGCGGAGCAACAAACCAATTGCCGATACAGTTGCAAGGAATGGGGCATAGGCATGGAGATAAACAGTAATGTGAAGAGAGATGAAGTTGAAAGCCTTGTGATAGAGTTAATGGATTCAGACAAGGGTAAACAAATGAAGAAGAAAGCCATGGAATGGAGGAAGATGGCAGAAGAGGCTGCTGCTAGTTCAGACGGTTCATCTTTCCAGAGTTTGAACAACCTCATCAACCAAGCTCTCTTGTCATCTTCTAGAAATTAA
- the LOC110672260 gene encoding protein PHOSPHATE-INDUCED 1 has translation MGISQFQRTVISLFFIIFLLISLDNSCLAARRLTALYQPPPLSLTYHNGALLEGNLPVSILWYGQFTPPQKSIIADFLLSLNTSAPSTSTQPSVSYWWSLIQSYLKKAGKKETQVRLSTQISDTNCSLGKILKKSQITELATKVNSKPGGLTLVLTAKDVAVEGFCMSYCGFHGSYTKHDSPFIWVGNSETQCPGQCAWPFHQPIYGPQTTPLGAPNGDVGVDGMVINIAGILACTVTNPFGSGYYVESGGIPLEAASACTGVYGKGAYPGYAGELLVDSSTGASYNAVGVHGRKYLLPALFDPSISECSPIV, from the coding sequence ATGGGTATCTCTCAATTTCAGAGAACAGTAATCTCtcttttctttataatttttctcttaaTAAGCTTAGATAACTCGTGTCTAGCTGCAAGGAGGCTAACTGCACTCTATCAACCGCCACCCTTGTCTCTTACATACCATAACGGTGCTTTGCTTGAAGGAAACCTTCCGGTCTCCATTCTGTGGTATGGTCAGTTCACGCCACCTCAAAAATCCATTATAGCAGATTTTCTTCTCTCTCTAAACACATCGGCTCCTTCCACTTCTACACAACCTTCAGTCTCTTACTGGTGGAGCTTAATCCAATCCTACCTCAAAAAAGCAGGCAAAAAAGAGACTCAAGTACGTTTATCAACCCAAATTTCTGATACAAACTGCTCATTAGGCAAAATCTTGAAGAAATCCCAGATAACCGAGTTGGCCACCAAGGTTAACTCAAAACCGGGTGGTTTAACCCTGGTCTTAACAGCTAAAGACGTTGCTGTTGAAGGATTTTGCATGAGTTACTGCGGCTTTCATGGCTCATACACTAAACATGACTCGCCTTTTATCTGGGTCGGAAACTCGGAGACTCAGTGCCCGGGTCAATGCGCATGGCCGTTTCACCAACCCATTTATGGACCACAAACTACGCCACTAGGTGCACCGAACGGTGACGTAGGGGTAGACGGCATGGTCATAAATATAGCTGGTATTTTAGCCTGCACCGTAACGAACCCATTCGGTAGTGGTTATTACGTCGAGTCGGGTGGCATCCCACTGGAAGCGGCTTCGGCTTGTACAGGTGTGTATGGGAAAGGGGCGTACCCAGGTTATGCTGGGGAGCTTTTAGTGGATTCTAGCACCGGTGCCAGCTATAATGCGGTGGGTGTCCATGGAAGGAAGTATCTGTTGCCTGCTTTGTTTGATCCATCGATTTCCGAATGTTCTCCTATCGTGTGA